In one window of Brenneria goodwinii DNA:
- a CDS encoding FecR family protein, with protein MRLSRRPTPTAQQAIEWMVLLRSGEATDNDFREYERWRYSDASHDAACAQIETTLGKIQSLTHTMPRENVRQTLLAPSSRRKFLQNTLGIAAVAVVGGLVVNQKYPLPYLLSDIHTNTAQRRRIELGDGSILDMNARTALNIAFNDNLRNVTLRTGGFIANVVNDVRPFSVHTEMGRILAGEARFNVRRESDGIHLAVLDSVVKVTNLRGENRRVEAGHGLWFNHDTLMPIAISPTAETAWTQGRLEVQDTSLSSVIDSLRNYSPAVIRLDPAIAGLRVSGNFPLDDVPYTLDALAQTMPIAITRTTGYWIRITAASV; from the coding sequence ATGAGATTATCCCGACGCCCTACTCCCACTGCTCAACAAGCCATCGAATGGATGGTGCTGTTACGCTCCGGGGAAGCCACGGACAATGATTTTCGCGAATATGAACGCTGGCGTTATTCCGACGCCAGCCACGACGCCGCTTGCGCCCAAATAGAAACCACGCTGGGTAAAATCCAGTCGCTGACGCACACCATGCCGCGGGAAAACGTTCGCCAGACCTTGCTCGCCCCCTCCAGCCGCCGCAAATTTCTGCAAAACACCCTGGGCATTGCCGCCGTCGCGGTAGTTGGCGGCCTGGTGGTAAACCAGAAATATCCGCTACCTTACCTGTTATCCGATATTCACACCAACACCGCCCAACGACGGCGCATTGAGCTGGGCGACGGTAGTATTCTGGACATGAACGCGCGCACTGCGCTGAATATCGCCTTCAACGATAATCTGCGCAATGTGACGCTGCGCACCGGCGGTTTCATTGCCAACGTGGTGAATGACGTCAGACCGTTCAGCGTTCATACCGAAATGGGTCGCATCCTGGCAGGCGAAGCGCGTTTTAACGTGCGCCGGGAATCCGACGGCATCCATCTGGCAGTCTTAGACTCAGTGGTAAAAGTCACCAACCTGCGCGGTGAAAACCGGCGGGTCGAAGCCGGCCACGGTCTGTGGTTCAACCATGACACGCTAATGCCTATCGCTATTTCCCCTACTGCCGAAACCGCCTGGACCCAGGGGCGGCTGGAAGTACAGGATACATCGCTAAGTTCGGTTATCGATTCGCTAAGAAATTACAGCCCGGCGGTTATCCGGCTGGATCCGGCGATTGCCGGCCTGCGCGTCAGCGGCAACTTCCCGCTGGACGATGTGCCTTACACGCTGGATGCTCTGGCGCAAACCATGCCGATCGCCATTACCCGCACCACGGGATATTGGATCCGCATCACCGCGGCCAGTGTTTGA
- a CDS encoding energy transducer TonB has product MKAQHLILKERIEVPESAAPAILLPTGLAAVKKDRLPRLAITAVALAHLALIGAAITHTTQYRPLDIINPAEQTSVQVTMVEMPQPEPPPQPQAATETPALLTAENSEREVAQSEPAPPMPAPAAPPIQPKPKPKPKPTPKIEPKPKPVREAPRPVSEEKSSPVQNARVADKTAIPATAKGEMLKSAPNATPKMVSTVGCMVPAPDYPRKAKRLREEGEVLIRLTINANGTLGRSEVARSSGHEDLDQAAMAAVSGIRCNPYLENGQPISVMTVQPVTFKLSR; this is encoded by the coding sequence GTGAAAGCACAGCACCTGATATTGAAAGAGAGGATTGAAGTGCCGGAAAGCGCCGCGCCCGCCATACTTTTGCCAACCGGGCTTGCGGCGGTGAAAAAAGATCGCCTGCCAAGGCTGGCGATTACAGCGGTAGCGTTGGCTCATCTGGCGCTGATTGGGGCAGCGATTACCCATACCACACAATACCGGCCGCTAGACATCATCAATCCCGCCGAACAAACCAGTGTACAAGTAACGATGGTTGAAATGCCACAACCCGAACCGCCGCCGCAACCCCAGGCCGCCACCGAGACGCCGGCATTGTTGACGGCGGAAAATAGCGAACGCGAAGTGGCGCAAAGCGAGCCGGCGCCGCCAATGCCTGCGCCGGCCGCACCGCCGATACAACCAAAGCCAAAACCGAAACCCAAACCTACACCCAAAATCGAGCCCAAGCCCAAGCCTGTACGTGAAGCTCCCCGTCCGGTGAGCGAGGAAAAATCCTCGCCGGTGCAAAACGCCAGGGTCGCCGATAAGACAGCGATCCCGGCGACGGCCAAAGGCGAGATGCTGAAAAGCGCGCCCAACGCCACGCCGAAAATGGTTTCTACCGTTGGCTGCATGGTGCCGGCGCCCGACTACCCCCGCAAGGCAAAACGGCTGCGCGAGGAAGGCGAGGTCCTGATCCGTCTGACGATCAATGCCAACGGCACGCTGGGGCGTAGCGAAGTCGCCCGCAGCAGCGGTCATGAGGATCTTGATCAGGCGGCGATGGCGGCGGTTTCCGGCATACGCTGTAATCCGTATCTGGAAAACGGCCAGCCGATTTCCGTTATGACGGTACAACCCGTCACGTTTAAATTATCCCGTTAG
- a CDS encoding ExbD/TolR family protein yields MSMSGNSPFESDEETLVNDINMTPFIDVMLVLLIVFMITLPVINHAVKVNLPKANASVLEKDPQSIDISVLADGSISWDKQPVDDATLKSRLEETARRPQLPHLRIYADKASEYGRVSFVMTSAQSVGLTKFDFVVDKNTQ; encoded by the coding sequence ATGAGCATGTCAGGCAACTCGCCGTTTGAAAGCGATGAAGAGACGCTGGTCAACGATATCAACATGACACCGTTTATTGATGTCATGCTGGTGCTACTGATTGTATTTATGATTACCCTGCCGGTGATAAACCACGCGGTAAAAGTCAATCTGCCCAAGGCCAACGCCAGTGTGCTGGAAAAGGATCCTCAATCCATTGATATTTCAGTATTGGCCGACGGCAGTATCTCCTGGGATAAACAGCCCGTTGATGACGCTACCTTGAAATCCCGGCTGGAAGAAACGGCGCGACGACCACAATTGCCCCACTTACGTATTTACGCCGATAAGGCATCGGAATATGGCCGCGTATCCTTTGTGATGACCAGTGCGCAAAGCGTCGGCCTGACGAAATTTGATTTCGTCGTCGATAAAAACACCCAGTAA
- a CDS encoding MotA/TolQ/ExbB proton channel family protein — protein sequence MNEFGIEHVWQQGDIVTRSVALVLLVMSVMSWSVIVIKCIQGAGLRKIALRTKHRFWSEKTLPAAIESLGNSSNNPFRDLAIAGHAAMSHQYNIEAGISNNLDISDWLARELKNSIDDNSARLQSGLGILASIGSTAPFVGLLGTVWGIYHALQSISMVEQPDLAHVAGPVGEALIMTAFGLFVAIPAVLGFNTINRRNRTLQHAIARFAHDLHAYYLTGSRITSADVTELRAADAVTTHRVQPFRAGQSV from the coding sequence ATGAATGAGTTTGGCATTGAGCATGTTTGGCAGCAGGGTGATATCGTCACCCGCTCGGTGGCCCTGGTCCTGCTGGTCATGTCCGTGATGTCCTGGTCGGTGATTGTGATTAAATGCATACAGGGCGCAGGGCTACGCAAAATCGCCCTGCGCACTAAGCACCGTTTCTGGAGCGAAAAAACGCTGCCGGCCGCCATCGAATCATTGGGCAATAGCAGTAATAACCCATTTCGCGATCTGGCGATAGCTGGCCATGCGGCGATGTCCCACCAGTACAATATTGAGGCTGGCATCAGCAATAATCTTGATATCAGCGACTGGCTGGCGCGCGAGCTGAAAAACAGCATTGACGATAATAGCGCGCGTCTGCAATCGGGTCTGGGGATCCTCGCCTCCATCGGTAGCACCGCGCCGTTTGTTGGCCTGCTGGGTACTGTATGGGGCATTTATCACGCATTGCAATCCATCAGTATGGTAGAACAGCCGGATCTGGCCCATGTCGCCGGCCCGGTCGGCGAGGCGCTGATCATGACGGCGTTCGGCCTGTTCGTCGCCATCCCGGCAGTGCTCGGTTTTAACACCATCAACCGGCGCAACCGCACTTTGCAACATGCCATCGCCCGCTTTGCCCACGATCTGCATGCCTATTACCTCACCGGTTCGCGCATTACCAGCGCCGATGTTACCGAGCTACGCGCGGCCGACGCCGTAACGACCCATCGCGTCCAGCCGTTTCGCGCTGGCCAGTCGGTGTAA
- a CDS encoding TonB-dependent siderophore receptor has translation MNELLQHAWKKRVRPGRLALAINITFAVANTAVWLPQSAYAATAAPIHFSVQPGSLEQGLLTIARQSQQTISFDPKLVAPYQATPVDGTFTIEQAISRQLQGTPLSVTTTANGTLTIEAVTTAMPTAASSDLQAAKDSGQTLPTITVSGSADQSEDASVYNPSMSSTATRTNLSLQETAQSVQVVSRKLLDDRQAVSVEDALRNAGGVTMQGGSRGSNSIYIRGFNVTGGSTDGVSNPNSNVNGSATGYSNIDGVERVEVLKGPQAVLAGNSSPAGSINLVRKAPTADPLHTIKFEASKYGEVKTAIDLGGPLNDDKTFLYRLNASTMRADNSFPDFNGKRGEYVAPVLAWVTDNTYFKVGAEFNTGRTSGPAATLYSNGRIQRLPEYRLGDKDNYFSINAKTVYYELNQNLFDNWSFNSKATYLDNTTNYRLHELYGSSPDGSLVVHELGNKQDLNSISLQNDIRGKFDTGPLTHNILMGYDYQRAKTTSWDLSFGRIYTTANYNDPDSLSFPTIPDPNFRSYKMIQVQKGVVLQDQIDIWERLHFQLSAKRAEWTLRNSASKTGDKSITKWIPGYGVSFDITPEITAYANLLNSFASAGTVNSRTGEMMDPSTGKSKEAGFKFNLLDDNLTITTALFHIVQKNVVITDIAGNAVGAEGRETKGFDFDLNGQILPGWNISTSYTFAQPKDADNSAITGATSKSRLTAQPKHSGSIWTTYELQDGRFQGLGAGVGIQAASDTWNGSTNNYFKMGGWAQTDASVFYHQPKYTITLGVNNIFDRDLYYYSTTVNYIGVKPGRTARLSVTYSF, from the coding sequence ATGAATGAATTACTGCAGCACGCGTGGAAGAAACGTGTTCGGCCAGGCCGGTTGGCGTTAGCGATAAATATCACCTTTGCCGTGGCAAATACCGCAGTATGGCTACCGCAGTCCGCCTACGCTGCTACGGCCGCGCCAATACACTTTTCGGTACAGCCGGGTTCCCTGGAACAAGGGTTATTAACCATTGCGCGCCAAAGTCAGCAAACTATTTCCTTCGATCCCAAATTGGTCGCGCCATATCAGGCCACACCCGTTGACGGCACTTTTACTATCGAACAAGCGATTTCGCGTCAGTTACAGGGGACGCCGCTCTCCGTCACGACGACCGCTAACGGCACCCTGACCATTGAGGCTGTCACTACGGCCATGCCAACGGCCGCCTCATCGGATTTGCAGGCGGCAAAAGACAGCGGTCAGACGCTGCCGACGATTACCGTCAGTGGCAGCGCCGATCAAAGCGAAGACGCCTCGGTCTATAACCCGTCGATGTCCAGCACCGCCACCCGCACTAATTTATCCCTGCAGGAGACGGCCCAGTCGGTGCAGGTGGTGAGTCGCAAGCTGCTTGACGACCGTCAGGCTGTCTCGGTGGAAGACGCTTTGCGCAACGCCGGCGGCGTTACGATGCAGGGCGGCAGCCGTGGCTCCAATTCGATATATATTCGCGGTTTTAACGTGACGGGCGGGTCGACGGACGGTGTCTCTAACCCCAACAGTAACGTGAACGGTAGCGCCACCGGCTATTCCAATATCGATGGCGTTGAGCGTGTGGAAGTGCTGAAAGGTCCGCAGGCCGTGTTGGCCGGCAACAGTTCGCCTGCCGGTTCGATCAACCTGGTGCGCAAGGCGCCCACTGCCGATCCGTTGCATACGATAAAATTCGAGGCGTCCAAATATGGCGAAGTGAAAACCGCCATCGATCTGGGGGGGCCGCTGAACGATGATAAAACCTTCCTCTACCGTTTAAACGCTTCCACCATGCGGGCGGATAACAGTTTTCCTGATTTCAACGGTAAGCGCGGCGAGTATGTCGCGCCGGTATTGGCCTGGGTAACGGACAACACCTATTTTAAAGTGGGGGCGGAATTCAATACCGGCAGGACTTCCGGCCCGGCGGCGACCCTGTATAGCAATGGCCGTATTCAACGCCTGCCTGAATACCGCCTGGGCGATAAGGACAATTACTTCTCCATTAATGCCAAGACGGTTTATTACGAACTGAATCAGAATTTGTTCGACAACTGGTCTTTTAATAGCAAAGCCACCTACCTGGACAACACCACGAATTACCGTCTGCACGAACTATATGGTTCAAGCCCGGATGGCTCGTTAGTTGTCCACGAACTGGGCAATAAGCAGGATCTCAACTCTATCAGCCTGCAAAACGATATTCGCGGCAAGTTCGATACCGGGCCGTTAACCCATAATATTCTGATGGGTTACGATTATCAGCGCGCGAAGACCACCAGTTGGGATTTGTCCTTTGGCAGGATTTATACCACCGCTAATTATAACGATCCCGACAGTCTGTCTTTCCCGACTATTCCCGATCCTAATTTCAGATCCTACAAGATGATCCAGGTACAAAAAGGGGTGGTTTTGCAAGATCAGATCGATATCTGGGAAAGGCTGCATTTTCAGCTATCCGCTAAACGGGCCGAGTGGACATTGCGCAACTCAGCATCTAAGACGGGCGATAAAAGCATAACCAAATGGATACCGGGTTATGGGGTGAGCTTCGATATCACGCCGGAAATAACGGCCTACGCCAACCTGTTGAACAGCTTTGCAAGTGCCGGCACGGTCAATTCCCGCACCGGGGAAATGATGGATCCTTCTACCGGTAAATCCAAAGAAGCCGGATTTAAATTTAATTTGCTTGACGATAACCTGACCATTACTACGGCTTTATTCCATATTGTGCAGAAAAATGTGGTCATTACCGACATCGCCGGCAACGCGGTCGGTGCGGAAGGGCGGGAAACCAAAGGCTTTGATTTTGATTTGAACGGCCAGATATTGCCGGGTTGGAATATCTCCACCAGCTATACCTTCGCCCAGCCTAAGGATGCGGACAATTCCGCAATTACTGGCGCAACATCAAAATCAAGGCTTACCGCGCAGCCAAAACACTCTGGCAGTATCTGGACCACCTATGAACTACAGGATGGGCGATTTCAGGGATTGGGCGCGGGCGTCGGCATTCAGGCGGCCAGTGATACCTGGAACGGATCGACAAATAATTATTTCAAGATGGGCGGTTGGGCGCAGACCGATGCCTCGGTTTTTTACCATCAACCTAAATACACCATAACGTTGGGCGTGAATAACATATTTGATCGCGATCTCTACTATTACTCAACCACGGTGAATTATATCGGTGTCAAGCCGGGCCGCACCGCGCGCTTGTCCGTGACGTACTCGTTCTGA
- a CDS encoding LysR family transcriptional regulator: protein MTPKQLEVFISVVQLGSVTAAAAQLTMSQPSVSKSLALIEQQMGFSLFERHKGKMQPTPEARELYKEALRVHQDRLRFDRFVDHIRQYRVGQLRICATPALALNILPLAVARFRQTFPDYGVVADMCLNNEIEAAVEGGRYDLGFMVKPGHETEDNRLAVSRGEMVCVLPERHALAQQAEVCWQDISPRELVFITTDARLVAMIARQVPEFRQRQVAAIETNRYSMAINLVRHGSNSVTIVDRFSLQGIDTAGLAVRPFRPALQISVVAVTDGHSVMSQPGEVFVNLMTELMAETAEI, encoded by the coding sequence AACTCGGTTCGGTGACCGCGGCGGCGGCGCAGCTAACGATGTCCCAGCCTTCGGTGAGCAAAAGTCTGGCGCTTATCGAGCAGCAGATGGGTTTCAGCCTGTTTGAACGCCATAAGGGCAAAATGCAGCCAACCCCCGAAGCCAGAGAACTGTATAAAGAGGCGCTGCGCGTGCATCAGGACAGGCTTCGTTTCGATCGCTTCGTTGACCATATTCGTCAGTATCGCGTCGGGCAGTTGCGGATCTGCGCCACGCCTGCGCTGGCGCTAAATATTTTGCCTCTTGCGGTGGCTCGCTTTCGCCAGACCTTCCCGGATTATGGCGTGGTGGCGGACATGTGCCTGAATAATGAAATTGAAGCGGCGGTGGAGGGGGGACGCTACGATCTCGGCTTTATGGTCAAGCCCGGCCACGAGACGGAGGATAACCGGCTTGCCGTCAGCCGGGGCGAAATGGTGTGCGTGCTGCCCGAGCGGCATGCGCTGGCGCAGCAGGCTGAGGTCTGTTGGCAGGATATCTCGCCGCGTGAACTGGTTTTTATCACCACCGATGCGCGGCTGGTAGCCATGATTGCCAGACAGGTGCCGGAGTTCCGTCAGCGTCAGGTGGCGGCGATAGAAACCAACCGTTACAGCATGGCGATTAACCTGGTCAGACACGGTAGCAATAGCGTCACTATCGTTGACCGTTTCTCTCTACAGGGGATCGATACTGCCGGGCTGGCGGTGCGGCCGTTCCGTCCCGCATTGCAGATTTCGGTAGTGGCGGTGACCGATGGGCACAGCGTCATGTCCCAGCCGGGCGAGGTGTTTGTTAACCTGATGACGGAATTAATGGCGGAAACCGCCGAAATATAA
- a CDS encoding sigma-70 family RNA polymerase sigma factor — MPAEFTSRTDALTLIFRSDYRWLTDKLRRRISHGTGAEDIASEAFVQLAAIPELLKIREPRAMLTTLAQRILYETWRRRDLEQAYLNALASHPQLCHPSPEEQEMVIESLLAIDRALDGLSVNARKAFLFNQLDGMTYAEIAKELGVSASMVRKYVAKALTNCYLATSGQTE, encoded by the coding sequence ATGCCTGCCGAATTTACCAGCCGAACAGATGCATTAACGCTTATTTTTCGCAGCGATTACCGGTGGCTCACCGATAAACTGAGACGGCGGATTAGCCACGGCACCGGCGCAGAAGACATCGCCTCCGAAGCCTTTGTACAGCTAGCCGCGATCCCGGAGTTGCTTAAAATTCGCGAACCGCGGGCAATGCTGACCACGCTGGCCCAGCGGATATTATATGAGACCTGGCGCCGCCGCGATCTGGAGCAGGCTTATCTTAATGCGTTGGCAAGCCATCCGCAGCTTTGCCACCCTTCGCCGGAAGAGCAAGAGATGGTGATCGAATCCTTGCTGGCCATTGATCGTGCGCTGGACGGTTTGTCTGTCAATGCACGCAAGGCTTTTTTGTTTAATCAATTGGATGGCATGACCTACGCTGAGATCGCCAAAGAGCTGGGCGTTTCAGCCAGCATGGTGCGTAAATACGTAGCGAAAGCGCTCACTAATTGTTACCTTGCAACCTCGGGTCAAACTGAGTAA